From Salvelinus namaycush isolate Seneca chromosome 24, SaNama_1.0, whole genome shotgun sequence, one genomic window encodes:
- the LOC120019031 gene encoding protein SOGA3-like isoform X3 produces the protein MHTKAERAPGAEASAETEPATEAIEAEPVTQQDEGPEDELERLVDENEDLKTEIEEMRTEMDEMRDTFYEEDTCQLQEMRRELERANKNCRILQYRLRKAERKKLRYAQTGEIDEELLRSLEQDLKVAKDVSVRLHHELENVEEKRTKTEDENEKLRQKLIEVEVTKQALQNELDKVKESQKRRGSKEVQRSDKKSAQTPTEDHNEDLKCQLAFIKEEAVLMRKKTAKIDKEKDRLEAELQKYRSFYGDLDSPHPKGEAGGPPSTRESELKLRLRLVEEEANILGRKIVELEVENRGLRAELDDLRGEGEGEGGSGGGAVGRVRVGRGHGEAMTELRQQLQLVEDEAELLRRNLADAEDHNKRVMGELNKLRFKAGTHEGGARHGGGKADALQEELKTARLQINDLSGKVMQMQYENRVLLSNMQRYDLASHLALRGCTSPRDSDAESDAGGTGPNVHRESDDDSSSSRVLPPHRKREGPVGGESDSDEVRNQTRCLTPTRGLYTPPPEVAARFLPRSSRDRQQMIDIRVEAERLGRTIDRLIADTATIIAEARVYVSNGDLYGRGSGGEEEDEGGRIREHELLYRINAQMNAFRKELQGFIDRLEVPKPEDREEEPLSVSMFQPIILLILILVLFSSLSYATIFKLVFLFTLFFVL, from the exons ATGCACACCAAGGCAGAAAGGGCTCCGGGCGCGGAGGCCTCGGCCGAGACGGAACCGGCTACAGAGGCCATAGAGGCGGAGCCCGTGACACAGCAAGACGAGGGCCCGGAGGATGAGCTGGAGAGACTGGTGGATGAGAATGAAGATCTCAAG ACGGAGATTGAGGAGATGAGGACGGAGATGGACGAGATGCGTGACACTTTCTACGAGGAGGACACGTGCCAGCTGCAGGAAATGAGGCGTGAGCTGGAGCGAGCCAATAAGAACTGCCGGATCCTCCAGTACCGGCTGAGGAAGGCTGAGAGGAAGAAGCTGCGCTATGCCCAGACAGGAGAGATCGACGAGGAACTACTGAGGAGCCTGGAGCAGgacctgaag GTAGCGAAGGATGTGTCTGTGAGGCTCCACCATGAGCTGGAGAATGTGGAGGAGAAACGCACAAAGACAGAGGACGAGAATGAGAAACTGAGGCAGAAACTCATTGAGGTGGAGGTGACTAAACAGGCCCTTCAGAATGAGCTGGACAAAGTCAAGGAG TCACAGAAGAGAAGAGGTAGCAAGGAGGTTCAACGGTCTGACAAGAAGTCTGCCCAGACCCCAACAGAG GACCACAACGAGGACCTCAAGTGCCAGCTGGCCTTCATCAAGGAGGAGGCCGTGTTGATGAGGAAGAAGACAGCTAAGATCGACAAGGAAAAGGACCGGCTGGAGGCGGAGCTACAGAAGTACCGCTCCTTCTATGGGGACCTAGACAGCCCCCACCCCAAGGGTGAGGCCGGGGGACCCCCCAGCACCCGTGAGTCCGAGCTGAAGCTGCGTCTGCgtctggtggaggaggaggctaACATCCTAGGGAGAAAGATTGTGGAGCTGGag GTGGAGAACCGGGGACTGAGGGCCGAGCTGGACGACCtcaggggagaaggggagggagaaggggggtcCGGTGGCGGGGCTGTGGGCAGGGTACGGGTGGGCCGGGGCCATGGGGAGGCCATGACAGAGCTGAGGCAGCAGCTGCAGCTGGTGGAGGACGAGGCAGAGTTACTGAGGAGGAACCTGGCAGACGCTGAGGATCACAACAAGAGGGTGATGGGAGAACTCAACAAGCTCAGGTTTAAGGCTGGGACACACGAGGGAGGAGCGAGGCATGGAGGAGGG AAGGCAGATGCACTGCAGGAAGAACTGAAGACGGCCAGGCTACAGATTAATGATCTCAGTGGGAAG gtGATGCAGATGCAGTATGAGAACCGAGTCCTCCTGTCCAACATGCAGCGCTACGACCTGGCATCACACCTGGCCCTGAGGGGGTGCACAAGCCCCCGGGACAGCGATGCAGAAAGCGACGCGGGTGGGACCGGCCCAAACGTGCACCGCGAGAGTGATGatgactcctcctcctcccgtGTCCTGCCCCCGCACCGCAAACGCGAGGGCCCAGTGGGTGGGGAAAGTGACTCAGATGAGGTGCGGAACCAAACCCGCTGCCTCACACCCACCCGAGGTCTCTACACACCGCCCCCAGAGGTCGCCGCCCGCTTCCTGCCCCGTAGCTCACGGGATCGCCAGCAGATGATCGACATCCGGGTGGAGGCGGAGCGTCTTGGCAGGACCATCGACCGGTTAATTGCCGACACAGCAACCATCATCGCAGAGGCGCGGGTGTACGTTTCCAATGGTGACCTGTATGGGCGAGGCAGcgggggtgaggaggaggatgaggggggtAGGATCAGGGAGCATGAGCTGCTGTACAGGATCAATGCCCAGATGAACGCCTTCAGGAAGGAGCTACAGGGCTTCATAGACAGACTGGAGGTGCCCAAAcctgaggacagggaggaggaacCACTTtcggtaagt